The Eleutherodactylus coqui strain aEleCoq1 chromosome 13, aEleCoq1.hap1, whole genome shotgun sequence genome includes a window with the following:
- the CCDC47 gene encoding PAT complex subunit CCDC47: MKMLPFPRLLVALLLFLVASSSAKFQEFDDGDDVAEYDDNDFAEFEDAPDEEVTAHPPHQQHTADEEEEDDEEATVEVEGQEEFELDTEGQEGDNDNEPYDDEEFEGYEDKIDSGSTIKSKDPITIVDVPAHLQNSWESYYMEILMVTGLLAYIMNYIIGKNKNSRLAQAWFNSHRELLESNFSLVGDDGTSKDAVSTGKLNQENEHIYNLWCSGRLCCEGMLIQLKFLKRQDLLNVLARMMRPTCDQVQIKVTMNEEDMDTFVFAVGTRKTLARLQKEMQDLSEFCSDKPKSAAKLGLPESLAILSEMGEVTDGVLDTKMVHYLTHYADKIESIHFSDQFSGPKVMQEEGQPLKLPETKKTLLFTFNVPGAGNASVKDMESLLPLMNMVIYSIDKVKKFRLNREGKQKADKNRARVEENFLKLTHVQRQEAAQTRREEKKRAEKERIMNEEDPEKQRRLEEAAQRREQKKMEKKQMKMKQIKVKAM, encoded by the exons ATGAAGATGTTGCCCTTTCCTCGCCTGCTGGtcgctctcctcctcttcctggtcGCCAGCTCCAGTGCCAAGTTTCAGGAGTttgatgatggtgatgatgtgGCTGAATACGATGACAATGACTTTGCTGAATTTGAAGATGCGCCAGATGAGGAGGTGACGGCGCACCCGCCACACCAGCAGCACACAGCTGATGAGGAAGAGGAAGATGACGAGGAAGCCACGGTGGAGGtggagggacaggaggagttTGAACTGGATACTGAAGGACAG GAGGGCGACAATGATAATGAGCCATATGATGATGAAGAATTCGAAGGTTACGAAGACAAAATAGACTCAGGAAGCACCATCAAAAGCAAGGACCCCATCACCATTGTAGAT GTCCCTGCCCATCTGCAGaacagctgggagagctattacaTGGAGATCCTCATGGTGACCGGGCTCCTGGCATACATCATGAACTACATCATTGGCAAGAATAAGAACAGCCGCCTGGCACAGGCCTGGTTCAACTCTCACCGGGAGCTGCTGGAGAGTAACTTCTCTCTTGTAG GGGATGATGGGACGAGTAAGGATGCGGTGAGCACTGGGAAGCTGAACCAGGAGAACGAGCACATCTACAACCTGTGGTGCTCAGGACGTCTGTGCTGCGAGGGCATGCTGATTCAACTCAAG TTTTTGAAACGTCAGGACTTGCTGAATGTTTTGGCCCGTATGATGCGCCCAACCTGCGATCAAGTG CAAATAAAAGTGACGATGAATGAAGAGGACATGGACACCTTTGTGTTTGCTGTGGGGACTCGGAAGACCCTTGCTCGGCTGCAGAAGGAAATGCAAGACTTG AGTGAGTTTTGCAGTGACAAGCCCAAGTCTGCAGCCAAGCTGGGGCTCCCGGAGTCTTTAGCCATCCTGTCTGAGATGGGGGAGGTGACAGATGGTGTCTTAGACACTAAG ATGGTTCATTACCTAACACATTATGCTGATAAGATTGAATCCATCCATTTCTCGGACCAATTTTCTGGTCCAAAGGTTATGCAAGA GGAGGGGCAGCCCCTCAAACTGCCAGAGACCAAGAAGACTCTTCTGTTTACATTTAATG TGCCTGGAGCTGGAAACGCATCCGTAAAGGACATGGAGTCTCTTCTGCCGCTGATGAACATGGTGATTTACAGCATCGACAAAGTGAAGAAGTTCCGTCTGAACAGAGAG GGGAAGCAAAAGGCTGATAAGAACCGCGCCCGTGTGGAGGAGAACTTCCTGAAGCTTACACATGTGCAGCGCCAAGAAGCCGCCCAGACCCGACGTGAGGAGAAGAAGAGAGCTGAGAAGGAGCGCATCATGAATGAGGAGGATCCCGAAAAGCAGCGTCGGTTGGAG GAAGCCGCTCAGCGCCGGGAGCAGAAGAAGATGGAGAAAAAGCAGATGAAAATGAAGCAGATTAAAGTGAAGGCCATGTAA